A stretch of DNA from Rattus rattus isolate New Zealand chromosome 1, Rrattus_CSIRO_v1, whole genome shotgun sequence:
agagactacactctgcccacatttctgacttcagaggaaaacaactaatgccatctgggaccccggtgcacgggggctcccggaaaaggcagcgcaggccctcctggttgccaccatcatggagagctcataagcaacaccccatgagcaaacttgagcctcaggaccacagataagaccaacttttctgctccaagcgacctgcctggtgaactcaggacacaggcccacaggaacagctgaagacctgtagataggaaaaactacacgcccgaaagcagaacactctgatcccataactggctgaaagaaaacaggaaaacaggtctacagcactcctgacacacaggcctataggatagtctagccactgtcagaaatagcagaacaaagtaacagcagagataatctgatggcgagaggcaagcacaggaacccaagcaacagaagccaagactacatggcatcattggagcccaattctcccaccaaagcaaacactgaatatccaaacacatcagaaaagcaagatctatatttaaaatcatatttgatcatgatgctggaggacttcaagaaagacatgaagaactcccttagagaaatgcaggaaaacataaataaacaagtagaagcctatagagaggaatcacaaaaatccctgaaagaattccaggaaaacgcaatcaaacaggtgaaggaattaaaaatggaaatagaagcaacgaagaaagaacacatggaaacaaccctggatatagaaaaccaaaggaagatacaaagagccatagatacaagcatcaccaacagaatacaagagatagaagagagaatctcaggagcagaagattccttagaaatcatcgactcaacagtcaaagataatgtaaaacagaaaaagctactggtccaaaacatacaggaaatccaggactcaatgagaagatcaaacctaaggataataggtatagaagagagagaagactcccagctcaaaggaccagtaaatatctttaacaaaatcatagaagaatacttccctaacttaaagaaagagatacccataaacatacaagaagcctacagaactccaaatagattggaccagaaaagaaactccttctgtcacataatagtcaaaacaccaaatgcacaaaacaaagaaagaatattaaaaagcagtaagggaaaaaggtcaagtaacatataaaggcggacctatcagaatcacTCCAGACTTATcgccaaagactatgaaagccagaagatcctggacagatgtcatacagaccctaagagaacacaactgccagcccaggttactgtatcctgcaaaactctcaattaacatagatggagaaaccaagatattccatgacaaaaccaaaattacacaatatctttctacaaatccagccctacaaacgATAAtgaatggtaaagtccaacataagaaagcaagctacaccctatctaaagcaagaaactaattgtcttggcaacaaaacaaagagaagaaaagcacacaaacataacctcacatccaaatatgaatataacaggaagcaataatcactgttccttaatatttctcaacatcaatggtctcaactccccaataaaaagacatagattaacaaactggatatgcaacgaggaccctgcattctgctgcctacaggaaacacacctcagagatcaaaataccaatccaattcttcaaagagttagacagaacaatttgcaaattcatctggaataacaaaaacccaggatagctaaagctatcctcaacaataaaaggacttctgggggaatcactattcctgaactcaagcagtattatagaacaatactgataaaaactgcatggtattggtacagagacagacagatagaccaatggaatagaattgaagacccagaaatgaacccacacacctatggtcacttgatttttgacaagggagccaaaaccatccaatggaaaaaagagcattttcagcaaatggtgctggttcaactggaggtcaacatgtagaagaatgcagatcgatccatgcttatcagcctgtacaaagctcaagtccaagtggatcaaggacctccacatcaaaccagatacactcaaagtaatagaagaaaaagtggggaagcactttttcctgaacaaaacaccaatggtttatgctctaagatcaaggatcaacaaatgggatctcataaaactgcaaagcttctgtaaggcaaagtacactgtcattaggacaagatggcaaccaacagattaggaaaagatctttaccaatcctacaactgatagagggattatatccaaaatatacaaagaacttatgaagttagaccgcagggagacaaataaacctattaaaaagtaggctagagagctaaacaaagaattcacagctgaggaatatcgaatgggtgagaagcacctaaagaaatgttcaacatccttagttgtcagggaaatgcaaatcaaaacaaccctgagattccacttcacaccagacagaatggctaaaatcaaaaactcagttgacagcagatgctggcaaggatgtggagaaagaagaacactcctccattgttggtgggattgcagactggtacaacctctatggaaatcagtctggaggttcctcagaaaattggacattgaactgcctgaggatccagctgtacctctcttgggcatatacccaaaagatgctccaacatacaacaaagacacatgctccactatgttcatagcaaccttatttataatagcttgatgctggaaagaacccagatgcccttcaacagagtagtggatacagaaaatgtggtacatctgcacaatggagtactactcagctatcaaaaacaatgacttcatgaaattcataggcaaatggaatgaactggaaaatatcctgagtgaggtaacccaatcacagagaaatacacatggtatgcactcattgataagttgatattagcccaaatgctggaattatccaagatgcatagaccacatgaaactcaaggatgacaaaaatgcagttgcttcactcctcctttaaagggggaacaaaaatacccataagaggggacagagaggcaaagtttggagcagaaactggaaggaatggccattcaggagGCTGCCCTCACATATGGCCCATAGggtgtatacagccaccaaaaactAGATACACGATGGGTGAAGCTAAGAAGCATGCTGACTGGatccagatatagatctctcctgagagtctcagctagaacctgtcaaatacagaggcaaatgccagcagcaaaccactgtactgagaactggatcccagttggaggaattagagaaagaactggaagagctcaaaggggctcaagaccccttatgaacaacaatgcccagcaaccagagcttccagggactaagccactacctaaagactatacatggactgaccctgccaactgtatatgtagcagtgaatagccttgttaggtcaccagtagaaggagaagcccttggtcctgccaaggttggacatccagtgtaggggattgttaggggagggtaatgggggaaggatgtggaggtgaacacacatatagaagaagagagggaagggttagagggctgatggacaggcatccaggaaagggaataacatttgaaatataattaagaaatacccaatttaataaaaattaaagaaaaattttacaaaatggagtatagagctaaacaaaaaattctctgCTGAGAatagaatattgaatggctgagaagcacctaaagaaatgttcaatatatttagtcatcaggaaaatcaaAAAACAAGCTTGAGAtttctcctcacaccagtcagaatagttaagacagaatattcaggtgacaacagacactggcaaggatgtggagaaagtggaacactcctccattgttagtgagatttcaaactggtacatcCTCTCTGGAGatctgtctggaggttcttcagaaaattggacactgtactaccttaggacccagctgtaccactcctgggcatataccgaaaaggtgctccaacatacaacaaagacacttgctccactatgttcacagccaCCTTAATTATGATAGCTAGAAACTGCAAATAACCCTTCAATAGaggactggataaagaaaatgtggtatacctatacaatggagtactactcagctatcaaaaacagtgactttatgaaacttttaggcaaatggattgaactagaaaataatcaccctgagtgaggtgacccaattataaaaacacacatggtatgcatcactgataagtggatattagcccaaaggcttgaataACCCaatgataaaatccacagaccacatgaagttgaaggacgaccaaaatgtggatgcttcagtccttcttaagagagggaacaaaaatatccataggaggaaatatggagacaacatttgggatagagactgaaggaattcagAGCCTATCCCAGCtgggatccagcatatatatatatatatatatatatatatatatatatatatatatatatatctccaccaaaactagacaatattgatgaagccatgtagcatgctgacaggagcctgatacagctgtcccTAAGAGGTTGGCCAGAgtggacaaatacagaggcaaatgctagcagccaactattgaactgagaaaggggtccccattggaggagctagagaaaggattgaaggagctgaaggggcttgcaaccccataagaacaacaataccaaccaaccagagctcacagggactaaaaaCTACCCGAAGACTagatatggacagacccatggctccaactgcatacatagcagaggatgaccatgttgggcagcaatgggaggagaagcccttgatcctgccaagactggtcaaggggaatgtcagggctgggaggcagaaagaggtgggtggttgtggaaggggaacattctcatagaagaagggggagggggatgagataggggcttatggacaggaaactgcaaaagggaataacatttgaactgtaaataaaaatatctaattaaaaaaaggcacattttgacattttttaaagtatagctTATTTAGGGCATGagaaggggagttgagggggtatcaacagagaaaggcaggcagggggcagggggagagggatgggggaagaaaggaatagaggccagccttgaacatgtggaaagaaaagaggaagggtaatggggaaaaaagagacagagagggaagaggataggagaggaagagcaagaatgAGAGgcattttgacatttttgttccCTCACAGAATCCATCATTTTGCCCACCTGGCTGCGGCCCCACCTTGGCTCCACGCACCCCTgacattgtcttttcttttctttcctctcgcCCATCCCTGCAGTCTTTTTCTATGCCTGCCCATCAGATCCTGGCTAGCCCTGCCACCACCCAGAAtctgcccacccccacacttCTATCCCCTATATTTGCTCCAACCCTCCCAGTTTCTGGTCCTATTCCCAGGGCAGCACACTAAACTTCTAGTCCCTTACTCTGTGGCCCTGTCCTCCCAGGTTGCCATGCCTACCACCAGCAAaaacagatggctcagcagtctcCTTACCTCCTATTTCTCTTCTAGCAACTACTATAGATTCTGTGTTTCAGAGGCTAAAGTCAGTGTTCTGAGTACTCTGGACGTCAAGACCCTGCACATAGACCCAGGACCCAGAtcacagaacccaggactctgTGCCAAAAGACCCTGGACCCAGGTGTACACCTGAGGGCTCTGGGACCCAACAACCCTAAATCAGAATGTGTTCAGAACACTGGGGACTAAGAACCATGAACCTCAAAAGCTCTGGTGGTGCCCTCCCAACCAATCTGTCACTGTAAGCTGTGCACTGAGCAGGTCTCTGTCTCCAAGAGCTATGGTTGGCCTGGGAAGCTGGCAGAGCTATGTGCaacccagtgtctgagagccATGTATCTATTCTCACAGAAAAGAATAGTCACTGAAAAGTCACTAGCTGACTGAGCATTCATGCCAGTCCCCATTATGTTCTCTTACCAATTCAGTGCTAGCCCAGCACCTGCTCCATAGAAGATCCTGTTCCAGGTCATTCATTCACGAATTTACTCCTCATTGTGGGTCAGTCATTCATCCAATATTTACCAACTCTGAGCTTGGTATCTTCAATTGTCTTCATAGGTGCCTATTTGAGTGGTGAAGTGCTATGGTGGAAATGAAGGAAACTGAAAATAAGAATGCGATATCAAATAAAGTGTGCAATAGCCAGTGACAAGCAGAGGATATAGGAAGGGGCCTTAAAGGCAGTTGGAGGAATAGCAATTCTGCACTGCAAACAGCATGGACAAATGCCCTTGGGCAGGAGAGGACATAGATTGTTttaaggctggggtgggggtggggtgtcaggAGCCAAGAAAAGATGGAGTAGGAGAGGGAGAAGNNNNNNNNNNNNNNNNNNNNNNNNNNNNNNNNNNNNNNNNNNNNNNNNNNNNNNNNNNNNNNNNNNNNNNNNNNNNNNNNNNNNNNNNNNNNNNNNNNNNAGATTtcaactcacaccagtgagaatggctaagatcaaaaactcaggtgacagcaaatgctggtgaggatgtggagaacgggaatactcctccattgttggtgggattgtagactggtacaaccattctggaaatcagtctggaggttcctcagaaaattggacattgaactacctgaggacccagctatacctctcttaggcatatacccaaaagatgccccaacatataaaaaagacatgtgctccacaatgttcataacagccttctttataatatccaaagctggaaagaacccagatgcccttcaacagaggaatggatacagaaaatgtggtatatctacacaatggaatattactcagccatcaaaaacaatgactttatggaattcataggcaaatgaattgatctggaaaatatcctgagtgaggtatcccaatcacagaagaacacacatggtatggactcattgataagtggctattagcccaaatgcttgaattaccctagatgcacagaacaaatgaaactcaagacagatgatcaaatgtgaatgcttcactccttctttaaaaggggaacaagagtacccttggcagggaatagggaggcaaagattaaaacagagacagaaggaacacccattcagaacctgccccacatgtgtcccatacatatacagccacccaattagacaagatggatgaagcaaagaagtgcaggccaacaggaaccggatgtagatctctcctgagagacacagccagaatatagcaaatacataggcgaataccagcagcaaaccactgaactgagaacgggacccccgttgaaggaattagagaagggactgaaagagcttgaaggggtttgagaccccatatgaacaacaatgccaaccaaccagagcttccagggactaagccactacccaaagactgtacatggactgaccctggcctccaacctcataggtagcaatgaatggcccagtaagagtaacagtggaaagggaagcccttggtcctgccaagactgattcCCGAGTGAACATCATTGTTCAGGGAATGGCGGTATTGGgcggaggatggggtggggaacacccatagagagggggagggggaggggctagtggGATGtatgcccggaaaccgggaaagggaataacattcgaaatgtaaataagaaattctcacgttaataaaaaaaaaaaaaaagaatgatttaacACCTATCTCCTGCCATTTATTTCTGGGAGCCAATCCAAGACTTTCTCAGAGGTGCTTGCCCAAGGCCAACTTGGCAAGGTCTGTTTTGGTGCTTGGGGAAGTCTTGAAGGAGTCAAGGGAACCTAGCTCTTTGTCCTTTGGTTATCAGTCCCAAGGCCACCTGTGTTCAGTCTGAGGCATGCTGTATTCTTGTCAGCATTGTTGAATTGGTTTCTGCGGTTTTGTCTGATTCTCCTCTGCAAACAGTGTGTCagacctgcacttcttttttatttctagttagaaacattttatttaaatgtgtcgAATAAAAACCTACATTTCCAGACCATAAGATGTTAATACATTCATCAAAAACATTatttactgctgtgaattttACAGAGTAATAATCCAGATCCATTTTGATTTGATGGTTGATGAACCTTCCTAGGTTACATTTTACAGATCCAACAAATCCCTTATaataatgtaaacaaaataacattTCCCTAACGGGTGAACTGGAGAACGTCAGTCCTTCTTTCTGGACTTGTACTTGTGTGTGGACTTCCTGATGGGGAATGACTTCTTTTAGGAGATGGAGATCTGGATTTTGATCGGCTACTTCTTGGTTGCGAAATAGACCTGGATTTTGATCTCGACCTTGAACGGGATTGGAAATACCTCTATCCTGTTATAGAACCAGACCTAGATCATCTGAGTGAAGCTGCTCTTGATCTACGAAGAGACACGGACCTTGATTGTCTAGGAGATGCTGATCTTGACCTCCTTCCTCGGCTCCTGCTGTGTGAGGAAGAGTATCGCCTTCCCTGGATTGGGAATGTGATCTAGATCGTGACCTGTTTCTTCTTTGTGGGCTATAGTGATGACAGTCGTAAGCATAATGTCCCTTTTCACCACACTCATAGATCCTATCATGACGATGGGTAGGTGGCCTATCAAAACGAGATCTCCGAGGCATGACTCTTGGTAATTCAACCCTCACTCTAGAACCACAAATCACTTTCCCATCCAACCCTCGAACTGCATCCTCTGCATCTCTAGGGTCTTCAAATTCCACAAAGGCAAATCCTGGAGGATTTCTGGAAATTCATACAGTTCTTAAGGGCCCATAGTGACTGAGTGCCCTTTGTAACTCTCCTTTACCAGCGCCAGTTCCCAGGTTTCCCACATataccttggtttctcctgcATACCACCTGTAACCTGACATGATGGCGGACCCGTGTACTCAGCTCTAACTTGCAATGCTCACAGTGCAAGTAGCACGGAAGCTGGTGCACAATCTCATCTGCCAGCGATCCCGGAGGCACTACCAAGACCtgcacgtctttttttttttttttttttttttttaagaaacaatggGGTTTTTGGGGCTTTTTAAGTATTGGTTGCcccaaaaatgaattttaatcattttaagttGTGTAAAAAAACAGATTGTGCCTTGGCCTGACAAAAGTTTCGTTATAAAACCAGAACCATCCATTTCAGTCCTTCTTCAGCTCGTTCCACATTATTTCTCTACTAAAGTACTGTATTTTGAGGTGGATGTTCAAAATCTCATGTCTGCCATGCACTCTTAGACTTCAAACGTGAACATGATCACTTCTACACTTtataaacatcaaagaaaataaataaatcatgtggTATTCAACAGTCTTCAGATATTTTACAGGACAGGGCAAACGCAGGGCCCATATTGACAGTCTGTTTTAGTCCTGGTGTCCGTTTGCTCAGGTCAAGCTCTTGCCACATCGATGATAGAGTCAGGAAGGCTCGTTTCTTGGGTAACTTGCTACAGACAGCCTGCAGCATGCGTTAGTGTGCACTGGTATCTGGACCCTCGGTTTTTTCCATCAATGAGTAACAGTGGCATTTTCCTGAAGTAGTCAATAATATCTGATACAGACAGGAAGTCCTCTTTTCCTCGAAGCCCAGTACCCAACAAATAGACTTGACTTTCCTCCTGGTAACGGATCTGGATGTTGTAAACTTTGTCTTTGTACAACACCATGAGGACATATGGATTGTTCACTGTCTTCTTAGAGCTGTCTCTAACCAGGAAGGTGCCATCCTGGTTTATCTTCCTCAGAGCAGCTTCTGCCTCTGGCCGGGTAATATAAGAGACATACCATTCTTCGTCTAATGGAGACTCTTCTTCCCCAGGAGATGGAGGCTGAGGCCTGTTTGGAACTGGCAAAGGTAAGTTTCTGACTTCATTTCTGACAGGTGGCCTGCTGCTGGGACCTTGAGAGAAGTATGATGGCAGGGAGGCACTCTGCTGAAAGCCAATGTTACTTTCTGAGATGGCTCCCGGCATGTGAGGCAATGGGAATCTGTTCTTGGGGCTGGGCTTGGTAGATCTCGAAGGGAATGTGTTGGAGCTCATAGAAGGTAGTGATGGGTGTGGCAAAGGCCTCTGGTGCACATCATCTTCATCATTGTCTCTTCTGTCTGGTCCCCTTCCATGCCTTGGAACTGGTGGCTTCCTTGCTGTCAGGGGTCCGATTCTCTCATTTCTTTCGTGTCTGTCCATGGCTGGCGGCAAAGGAGGCTTCTGTATCTTGGGTAAATGCTCCCTTCCCAGTGGAGCGGAGGGCTTATCAGAGGGTTTCTTTCCCAGTAAGGGCTCTCGGTCCAGAGGAGGAGCCAATGAGCGGTCCAGGGGAGGTTTTGTGCTTCTGTCTATTGATGGAGCAGgcagctttgctgttttatggtTCCGATTTCTGCTAGGTTCTTCATGGTTGGGCGAGTGATTCCGGCCTgttggcaggggagggagggcggCCATTGGTCTCTGCGGGGGCCGACCTGCACGTCTTAATGAACTTGTCTGGCATGAGCCATCATCATCTCATACTGATACCTTCTTGGACCAGATTCGTTGCCATAGACCAAGCTGGTTTGAATTACTGATTTCCTGTCTTTACTTCACAAACGGGTCACATTATCAGTGTCACCACAGAAGGCTGGGGAAGTGTTGCTGTTTGGTCAACGATGTGCAGCTGAGAGAGGTGTTTGCAGTGTATGGTGTGTCTTATTGAAATTGCTGGTGCCTGGTGAATATCCATTTGGTGGTTTAAATTTGAGGTGAATGGAATGGGCTTTCTTTCAgttgtgaggcaggaggattaatcCCTACACATTGTTTAATGATCTGCATATACTGGAGACCCTATGTCTATATGAAGGAGAAGTTGCTACTGAAAGACCCCCCAGAGAGGGGAGACCCTCAGTTAAGTCTTAGGATGAAGAGACCCCTGAGGAACTCAGGAGACACCGTACTTGCTGTAatcacaagaggtttattgacaGGAaccactggggtcgagactcgtatcccacacaggggcacaGGAGTTCCACCCCCAGTAGCTGGGAGAACGGGTATTTAAACGAAGAAGCCCCAACTCAAGGGGGTAGgcatggcgtcattggaaaatgtggagaataccagtgaaaaatcacaaggagaagcttcctgtttctcaagattgttctttaagattttaatctaactttatggtcagctagttcctgggagagagtttcCTAACCTGCTGGTGTCATTctgtggtcagctagttcctggaacatgCAGTTCCAGGCCAcgaccattttctttcttctgctctaaacttttgtctagggggtgagcaaccttaaaacttctagcTTTCACTACTAAGTGCAGGGTCAACTTTGCAGTCCAGGTGAAAGTTATGCAATGCCAGTCTCCACTCTGTGCCTGGGGTGGAATGTAGGGCTGTGCTGTGTTCCTTCACAGCACTCTGTCTCTAAGGGAGCTGCTCCTGTCACTCAAGCGTCACTTGCTAATCAGGGCCTCGAGGCGGAACATTAGTCGGAATAGAGGCGGGAACTTCCGGTCTGCCTTGCCGCTGGTTGACTGAGGAAGTCTCTCCTAGATCCCTGTTCTGTGCTGGGACCCTGCTTCCCACAGCTGTGAGGAGAGCGGGGTGAGGTCGGAATCCGCGCTATGGTGAGCGGGGCCGCCGTCCCCACGTGTGGAGGATCCGCGGGAGCCCGTGTGGGGTTGACCCGGGGTGCGGGAACCGGCGGCGACACGCAGTGCCCTGTGTTACTCCGTTTGTTCAGGAGGTTTGGTCCCGCATCAAACCTCTCATTGACTTAGTTCTCCTGGGCGCACAGCCTGGGAAGCGGGAGCTGTGCTTGGAAACCGTTCTGGGCTTGCTGCAGAGCTCGGGCACGCGCGGCCTTTATTGTCAGGGGAGACATTGCTGACTGGCGGAGCTCTAGTTTCTCTGGTGTCTTCTAGAAGTTCTTCCCCTGGCCCTTGACATTGAGGTGTAGGATCCGTCTGCAGTGTAAAGTCTGCATTATTAACAGGGTTGCATGTAGATGCCGCGGGGGTCCAGTCACGTGTGTCAGGAAGGCCAGACTCACTGTGGTCCCTTGTCATTGACCCAATATTAATTATGATTT
This window harbors:
- the LOC116911005 gene encoding lymphocyte cytosolic protein 2-like, whose amino-acid sequence is MAALPPLPTGRNHSPNHEEPSRNRNHKTAKLPAPSIDRSTKPPLDRSLAPPLDREPLLGKKPSDKPSAPLGREHLPKIQKPPLPPAMDRHERNERIGPLTARKPPVPRHGRGPDRRDNDEDDVHQRPLPHPSLPSMSSNTFPSRSTKPSPKNRFPLPHMPGAISESNIGFQQSASLPSYFSQGPSSRPPVRNEVRNLPLPVPNRPQPPSPGEEESPLDEEWYVSYITRPEAEAALRKINQDGTFLVRDSSKKTVNNPYVLMVLYKDKVYNIQIRYQEESQVYLLGTGLRGKEDFLSVSDIIDYFRKMPLLLIDGKNRGSRYQCTLTHAAGCL